One genomic region from Amycolatopsis sp. FBCC-B4732 encodes:
- a CDS encoding DHA2 family efflux MFS transporter permease subunit produces MSLLTVGLDLTVLNVAVPTLAVDLGATTTQLQWFGNAYTLALAALLLPAGLLGDRFGPKKLLLGALVLFGLASLACAYAGSPGALIAARVVLGVGAAFLIPLSLSLLNTLFPPEERAKALTTWVLATFAGIPLGPLLGGWLLDHFAWGSVFLVNVPLTAVGVAAVVFLVPLTPGSGRGRVDLAGIALSAAGLVALTYGFVHAGEHGWADPVTYGLIALGVALVAVFCRTQTRVAAPLTDLALLREPRFVWGAVLATVVSFALMGLMFVLPQLFQAVQGADALQTGLRLLPLIGGMLVSAKIAERLVAAVGVRVVVTGGFLLLAVGLAWGSATAPSDGYGGTAGWEVVIGLGTGCTLPPLMSMAMGALTEGRSGAGSALIQVLRQVGGTIGVAVLGTVLNGVYRDGVGVAGLPGPVADAARGSASAAIAVAGKLHLPGLAESARVAFTDGMAVTLWVCAGLGVAGALLAALFLPGRAAAEVQPRESGHDVVAI; encoded by the coding sequence GTGAGCCTGCTGACCGTCGGGCTCGACCTGACTGTGCTCAACGTCGCCGTGCCGACGCTGGCCGTCGACCTCGGCGCCACGACGACGCAGCTGCAGTGGTTCGGCAACGCCTACACGCTGGCGCTCGCCGCCCTCCTGCTCCCGGCGGGCCTGCTCGGCGACCGCTTCGGCCCGAAGAAGCTCCTGCTCGGCGCGCTCGTGCTGTTCGGGCTGGCTTCGCTGGCGTGCGCCTACGCCGGTTCGCCGGGCGCGCTGATCGCCGCCCGGGTCGTGCTCGGCGTCGGCGCCGCGTTCCTCATCCCGCTGTCGCTCTCGCTGCTCAACACCCTCTTCCCGCCCGAAGAGCGCGCGAAGGCGCTGACGACGTGGGTGCTGGCGACGTTCGCCGGCATCCCGCTCGGGCCGCTGCTCGGCGGCTGGCTGCTCGACCACTTCGCGTGGGGCTCGGTCTTCCTCGTCAACGTCCCGCTGACGGCCGTCGGGGTGGCCGCGGTGGTGTTCCTCGTGCCGCTCACGCCGGGGTCGGGCCGGGGCCGCGTCGACCTCGCGGGCATCGCCCTCTCGGCCGCCGGGCTGGTCGCGCTCACCTACGGCTTCGTCCACGCCGGCGAGCACGGCTGGGCCGACCCGGTGACCTACGGCCTGATCGCGCTCGGCGTCGCGCTCGTCGCGGTGTTCTGCCGGACCCAGACGCGGGTGGCCGCGCCGCTCACCGACCTCGCGCTGTTGCGCGAACCCCGGTTCGTCTGGGGCGCGGTGCTCGCCACGGTGGTGTCCTTCGCGCTGATGGGCTTGATGTTCGTGCTGCCGCAGCTGTTCCAGGCCGTGCAGGGCGCCGACGCGCTGCAGACCGGGCTGCGGCTCCTGCCGCTGATCGGCGGGATGCTGGTCTCGGCCAAGATCGCCGAGCGGCTGGTCGCCGCGGTGGGCGTGCGGGTGGTCGTCACCGGCGGGTTCCTGCTGCTCGCGGTGGGCCTGGCCTGGGGTTCGGCGACGGCGCCGTCGGACGGCTACGGCGGCACGGCCGGCTGGGAGGTCGTCATCGGCCTCGGCACCGGGTGCACGCTGCCGCCGCTGATGTCGATGGCGATGGGCGCGCTCACCGAGGGCCGCTCGGGCGCCGGCTCGGCGCTGATCCAGGTGCTGCGCCAGGTCGGCGGCACCATCGGCGTCGCGGTGCTGGGCACGGTGCTCAACGGCGTCTACCGCGACGGCGTCGGGGTGGCGGGCCTGCCCGGGCCGGTGGCCGACGCGGCGCGGGGCAGCGCGTCCGCCGCGATCGCCGTCGCCGGGAAGCTCCACCTGCCGGGGCTCGCCGAGTCCGCGCGGGTCGCGTTCACCGACGGCATGGCGGTGACGCTGTGGGTCTGCGCCGGGCTCGGCGTGGCCGGCGCGCTGCTGGCGGCGCTGTTCCTGCCCGGCCGGGCGGCCGCGGAGGTGCAGCCGCGAGAATCGGGGCATGACGTCGTCGCCATCTGA
- a CDS encoding RtcB family protein yields MYTAVDGARVPIRMWADPASVEEQAMRQLQNVANLPWVHGLAVMPDVHYGKGATVGSVIAMRDAVSPAAVGVDIGCGMSAVRTSLAASDLPDDLGKLRRRVESAVPVGFGLHKTPVNPAKVHGVGGWDAFWRGFGELHTGVQELHDRAARQIGSLGGGNHFIEVCLDDDGRVWLMLHSGSRNIGKELAERHMAVARKLPHNADLPDRDLAVFVAGTPEMAAYRRDLFWAQDYAARNRATMVALVKQALKDVVPQTTFDDAISCHHNYVSEETYDGVELLVTRKGAIRAGSGDLGIIPGSMGTGSYIVRGLGNDSSFQSASHGAGRRMSRTKAKKLFTADDLAAQTAGVECRKDSGVVDEIPAAYKDIDSVIRAQTDLVEVVAHLKQVVCVKG; encoded by the coding sequence ATGTACACCGCTGTCGACGGCGCCCGCGTCCCGATCCGGATGTGGGCGGATCCCGCGTCGGTCGAAGAGCAGGCCATGCGGCAGCTGCAGAACGTCGCCAACCTGCCGTGGGTGCACGGGCTCGCCGTGATGCCCGACGTGCACTACGGCAAGGGAGCGACCGTCGGCAGCGTCATCGCCATGCGCGACGCCGTCTCGCCCGCCGCCGTCGGGGTGGACATCGGGTGCGGGATGAGCGCCGTGCGGACGTCGCTCGCCGCGAGCGACCTGCCGGACGACCTCGGCAAGCTGCGCCGGCGCGTCGAAAGCGCCGTGCCGGTGGGGTTCGGGCTGCACAAGACGCCCGTCAACCCCGCGAAGGTGCACGGCGTCGGCGGCTGGGACGCGTTCTGGCGGGGCTTCGGCGAGCTGCACACCGGCGTCCAGGAGCTGCACGACCGGGCCGCGCGCCAGATCGGGAGCCTCGGGGGCGGGAACCACTTCATCGAGGTCTGCCTCGACGACGACGGCCGCGTCTGGCTGATGCTGCATTCGGGTTCGCGCAACATCGGCAAGGAGCTCGCGGAGCGGCACATGGCGGTCGCGCGCAAGCTGCCGCACAACGCCGACCTGCCCGACCGCGACCTCGCGGTGTTCGTCGCCGGCACGCCGGAGATGGCGGCCTACCGGCGCGACCTGTTCTGGGCGCAGGACTACGCGGCGCGCAACCGGGCCACGATGGTCGCGCTGGTGAAGCAGGCGCTGAAGGACGTCGTGCCGCAGACGACGTTCGACGACGCCATCTCCTGCCACCACAACTACGTCTCGGAGGAGACGTACGACGGTGTCGAGCTGCTCGTCACCCGGAAGGGCGCGATCCGCGCCGGATCGGGTGACCTCGGGATCATCCCGGGCAGCATGGGGACCGGTTCGTACATCGTCCGCGGGCTCGGGAACGACTCGTCGTTCCAGTCGGCGTCGCACGGCGCCGGCCGCCGGATGTCCCGCACCAAGGCCAAGAAGCTGTTCACGGCCGACGACCTCGCGGCCCAGACGGCCGGCGTCGAGTGCCGCAAGGACTCCGGCGTCGTCGACGAGATCCCGGCCGCGTACAAGGACATCGATTCGGTGATCCGGGCGCAGACGGACCTGGTCGAGGTCGTCGCGCACCTCAAGCAGGTGGTCTGCGTCAAGGGCTGA
- a CDS encoding NADPH-dependent FMN reductase: MLGIGGSLREGSQSERALQIALGGAAEVGVRTRLLTGPDLVLPFYDAGVPERDERATRLVEAIREADGIIVVSPGYHGALSGLVKNALDYVEDLRDDRRPYLDGRAVGLAAVAYGWQAAVTTLEQLRTITHALRGWATPLGGSINSAETKFDEGGGASDEKSVRTLRLIGRQVAEFAVTRTA; encoded by the coding sequence GTGCTCGGGATCGGCGGCTCGCTGCGGGAGGGCTCGCAGTCCGAACGCGCGCTGCAGATCGCGCTCGGCGGCGCGGCCGAAGTCGGTGTCCGGACCCGGCTGCTGACCGGCCCGGACCTGGTCCTCCCGTTCTACGACGCCGGCGTGCCGGAGCGCGACGAACGCGCCACGCGGCTCGTCGAAGCCATCCGGGAGGCGGACGGGATCATCGTCGTCTCGCCCGGTTACCACGGCGCGCTGTCCGGCCTGGTCAAGAACGCCTTGGACTACGTCGAAGACCTGCGTGACGACCGCCGCCCATACCTCGACGGCCGCGCGGTCGGCCTCGCCGCCGTCGCGTACGGCTGGCAGGCCGCGGTGACGACGCTGGAGCAGCTGCGCACGATCACGCACGCGCTGCGCGGCTGGGCCACCCCACTGGGTGGTTCGATCAACTCGGCCGAGACCAAGTTCGACGAAGGCGGTGGCGCGTCGGACGAGAAGAGTGTCCGGACGCTTCGCCTGATCGGGCGGCAGGTCGCCGAATTCGCGGTGACGCGCACCGCTTGA
- a CDS encoding TetR family transcriptional regulator produces MTSSPSEPQGLRERKKAKTRAAIQRHALRLFHERGYSATTVDQIAAAAEISPSTFFRYFPTKEATVLYDPFDPLLIAAALAQPAELSPIGALRATVTTIREVLPADEWERERQRQRLVLREPELRTAAMDKFAEGIDLLAGFAAQRTGREPGGFEVRNWAGAVVGVVLAAFLGSAADPEADTLAVLDEAVAHLEEGLPL; encoded by the coding sequence ATGACGTCGTCGCCATCTGAACCGCAGGGACTGCGCGAACGGAAGAAGGCCAAGACGCGCGCCGCGATCCAGCGGCACGCGTTGCGGCTGTTCCACGAGCGGGGCTACAGCGCGACGACGGTCGACCAGATCGCGGCCGCGGCGGAGATCTCGCCCAGCACCTTCTTCCGGTACTTCCCGACGAAGGAGGCGACGGTGCTGTACGACCCCTTCGACCCGCTGCTCATCGCCGCGGCGCTGGCGCAGCCGGCCGAGCTCAGCCCGATCGGCGCGCTGCGGGCGACCGTGACCACCATCCGCGAGGTGCTCCCCGCCGACGAGTGGGAGCGTGAACGCCAGCGGCAGCGGCTGGTGCTGCGCGAACCCGAGCTGCGCACGGCGGCCATGGACAAGTTCGCCGAGGGGATCGACCTGCTGGCCGGGTTCGCCGCGCAGCGCACCGGCCGCGAGCCGGGCGGCTTCGAGGTCCGCAACTGGGCGGGCGCGGTGGTCGGCGTCGTCCTGGCCGCGTTCCTGGGATCGGCGGCGGATCCCGAGGCGGACACGCTGGCCGTGCTCGACGAAGCCGTTGCCCACCTGGAAGAGGGTTTGCCGCTCTGA
- the leuA gene encoding 2-isopropylmalate synthase: protein MSKIRKPSRPAPADQPAWNTQRGTSMPVHRYRPWYDVVENIDLPDRTWPEKRIDRAPLWCAVDLRDGNQALIDPMSPARKRKFFDLLVRMGYKEIEVGFPAASQTDFDFVREIIDEGAIPDDVSIQVLTQCRPELIERTFQSLEGAPRAIVHIYNSTSILQRRVVFREEREGIKKIATQAAEMVVELADKQPDTDFRFQYSPESYTGTELSYALEVCDAVTEIWQPTPEKPVILNLPATVEMATPNVYADSIEWMSRNLARRDSVILSLHPHNDRGTGIAAAELGFQAGADRIEGCLFGNGERTGNVDLVALGMNLYSQGIDPQIDFSDMDEIKRTVEYCNQLPVPERSPWGGDLVFTAFSGSHQDAINKGLDALKDAADKAGVPVEEHPWEVPYLPIDPKDVGRTYEAVIRVNSQSGKGGVAYIMKAEHQLDLPRRLQIEFSKVIQRHTDSAGGEVDPTTMWNAFSAEYLELKTPLELVRQHVRDNGDGEYDITATVRVEGDEHEVTGSGNGPIAAFFDALSTVGFDLRLLDYSEHTLSPGDDARAASYIECAISDRVFWGIGVDPSIVTASLRAVVSAVNRANR from the coding sequence ATGAGCAAGATCCGCAAGCCCTCTCGTCCCGCGCCCGCTGACCAGCCCGCTTGGAACACCCAGCGCGGCACGTCTATGCCGGTGCACCGCTACCGCCCCTGGTACGACGTCGTCGAGAACATCGACCTGCCCGACCGCACCTGGCCCGAAAAGCGCATCGACCGCGCGCCGCTGTGGTGCGCCGTCGACCTGCGGGACGGCAACCAGGCCCTGATCGACCCGATGTCGCCCGCGCGCAAGCGCAAGTTCTTCGACCTGCTGGTCCGCATGGGCTACAAGGAGATCGAGGTCGGCTTCCCGGCCGCGTCGCAGACGGACTTCGACTTCGTCCGCGAGATCATCGACGAAGGCGCCATCCCCGACGACGTCAGCATCCAGGTGCTGACCCAGTGCCGCCCGGAGCTGATCGAGCGGACGTTCCAGTCCCTCGAAGGCGCGCCGCGGGCGATCGTCCACATCTACAACTCGACGTCGATCCTGCAGCGCCGCGTGGTCTTCCGCGAGGAGCGCGAAGGCATCAAGAAGATCGCGACGCAGGCCGCCGAAATGGTCGTCGAGCTGGCCGACAAGCAACCCGACACCGACTTCCGGTTCCAGTACTCGCCGGAGTCCTACACCGGCACCGAGCTGTCCTACGCGCTCGAGGTCTGCGACGCCGTCACCGAGATCTGGCAGCCGACGCCGGAGAAGCCGGTGATCCTGAACCTGCCGGCGACCGTCGAGATGGCGACGCCGAACGTCTACGCCGACTCGATCGAGTGGATGAGCCGCAACCTGGCCCGCCGCGACTCGGTGATCCTGTCGCTGCACCCGCACAACGACCGCGGCACCGGCATCGCCGCGGCCGAGCTGGGCTTCCAGGCCGGCGCCGACCGGATCGAAGGCTGCCTGTTCGGCAACGGCGAGCGCACCGGCAACGTCGACCTGGTCGCGCTGGGCATGAACCTCTACAGCCAGGGCATCGACCCGCAGATCGACTTCTCGGACATGGACGAGATCAAGCGGACGGTCGAGTACTGCAACCAGCTGCCGGTGCCCGAGCGCTCGCCGTGGGGCGGCGACCTGGTGTTCACCGCGTTCTCCGGCAGCCACCAGGACGCGATCAACAAGGGTCTCGACGCGCTGAAGGACGCCGCCGACAAGGCCGGCGTACCCGTCGAGGAGCACCCGTGGGAGGTCCCGTACCTGCCGATCGACCCGAAGGACGTCGGCCGCACGTACGAGGCCGTCATCCGGGTGAACTCGCAGTCCGGCAAGGGCGGCGTCGCCTACATCATGAAGGCCGAGCACCAGCTCGACCTGCCGCGGCGCCTGCAGATCGAGTTCTCGAAGGTCATCCAGCGCCACACCGACTCCGCGGGCGGCGAGGTCGACCCGACGACGATGTGGAACGCGTTCTCGGCCGAGTACCTGGAGCTGAAGACGCCACTGGAGCTGGTCCGCCAGCACGTCCGCGACAACGGTGACGGCGAGTACGACATCACCGCGACGGTCCGCGTGGAGGGTGACGAGCACGAGGTCACCGGCAGCGGCAACGGCCCGATCGCGGCGTTCTTCGACGCGCTGTCCACGGTGGGCTTCGACCTGCGCCTGCTGGACTACAGCGAGCACACGCTCTCCCCGGGTGACGACGCACGCGCGGCGTCGTACATCGAGTGCGCGATCTCGGACCGCGTGTTCTGGGGCATCGGCGTCGACCCGTCGATCGTGACGGCGTCGCTGCGCGCGGTCGTGTCGGCGGTGAACCGCGCCAACCGCTGA
- a CDS encoding aspartate-semialdehyde dehydrogenase, with protein MTEGLRVGVVGATGQVGAVMRKLLAEREFPIAELRYFASARSAGSKLPWRDTEITIEDASTADPSGLDIALFSAGGSTSKAQAPRFAEAGVTVIDNSSAFRMDPDVPLVVSEVNPQAIKEARKGIIANPNCTTMAAMPVLKPLHDEAGLVRLIASTYQAVSGSGLAGVDELAGQVRAAAEHASLLTHDGAAIDFPKPAKYVRPIAFNVLPMAGSIVDDGEFETDEEKKFRNESRKILSIPGLGVSCTCVRVPVFSGHSISVNAEFAQPLTPERATELLTHAPGVELSEVPTPLQAAGNDPSYVGRIRVDQGIEGGRGLALFISNDNLRKGAALNAVQIAELIAQQ; from the coding sequence ATGACCGAGGGACTGCGGGTCGGGGTGGTCGGCGCGACCGGCCAGGTCGGCGCGGTGATGCGCAAGCTGCTGGCGGAGCGGGAGTTCCCGATCGCCGAGCTCCGGTACTTCGCTTCGGCGCGCTCGGCGGGTTCGAAGCTGCCTTGGCGCGACACCGAAATCACGATCGAAGACGCGTCGACGGCGGATCCGTCCGGTTTGGACATCGCGCTGTTCTCGGCGGGCGGCTCGACGTCCAAGGCGCAGGCGCCGCGGTTCGCCGAGGCGGGCGTGACGGTGATCGACAACTCCTCGGCGTTCCGGATGGACCCGGACGTGCCGCTGGTCGTCAGCGAGGTCAACCCGCAGGCGATCAAGGAAGCGCGCAAGGGGATCATCGCCAACCCCAACTGCACCACCATGGCCGCGATGCCGGTGCTGAAGCCGCTGCACGACGAGGCCGGGCTGGTCCGCCTGATCGCGTCGACGTACCAGGCGGTGTCCGGTAGCGGGCTGGCCGGCGTCGACGAGCTGGCGGGCCAGGTCCGCGCGGCGGCCGAGCACGCGTCGCTGCTCACCCACGACGGAGCGGCGATCGACTTCCCGAAGCCGGCGAAGTACGTCCGCCCGATCGCGTTCAACGTCCTGCCGATGGCCGGGTCCATTGTGGACGACGGCGAGTTCGAGACGGACGAAGAGAAGAAGTTCCGCAACGAGAGCCGCAAGATCCTGAGCATCCCGGGCCTGGGCGTCTCGTGCACCTGCGTGCGGGTGCCGGTGTTCTCGGGCCACTCGATCTCGGTGAACGCGGAGTTCGCGCAGCCGCTGACGCCCGAGCGCGCGACCGAGCTGCTGACGCACGCGCCGGGCGTCGAGCTGTCGGAGGTCCCGACCCCCCTGCAGGCGGCGGGCAACGACCCGAGCTACGTCGGCCGCATCCGGGTGGACCAGGGCATCGAGGGCGGCCGCGGCCTGGCGCTGTTCATCTCGAACGACAACCTGCGCAAGGGCGCGGCGCTGAACGCGGTGCAGATCGCGGAGCTGATCGCGCAGCAGTGA
- a CDS encoding MFS transporter — protein MALMFLARLPMTMNGVMMTLYIVTGLGRGYGAAGLVGAGVTLGMALGAPLLGRFLDRYGLRPVVAVCGLATTAFWIAAPHLPYAALAVVAIPAGALSVPAGSLARQVLAALVPVAERRAAYSLDTISIEATFMIGPAAGIAAMTALSPTFTLSALGVLFGGTAFLIWLVDPPIRDDLEPVVDGVRPKLRTWLSWQLVATLLIAGGALFVLVGTELATLAALRANGDIGVTGLVIAVMCAASILGGIVHGAVKRSLPQGVLMLLMALLVVPVGLADQPWWLLMLVLIPTNLLCAPTLAATTETVSRIAPPRVRGEAMGLQDASTRLGLALGSPFVGFAIDHSSPAWGFAAAGLGGLVIAAAGLLRRHTRTVDPTAEPVPALAES, from the coding sequence ATGGCCCTGATGTTCCTGGCGCGGCTGCCGATGACCATGAACGGCGTGATGATGACGCTGTACATCGTCACCGGGCTCGGCCGCGGCTACGGCGCCGCCGGGCTGGTCGGCGCCGGCGTCACCCTCGGGATGGCCCTCGGCGCGCCGCTGCTCGGCCGGTTCCTGGACCGGTACGGGCTGCGCCCGGTCGTCGCGGTCTGCGGGCTCGCCACGACGGCGTTCTGGATCGCCGCACCGCACCTGCCGTACGCGGCGCTGGCCGTGGTCGCGATCCCGGCCGGCGCGCTCTCGGTGCCGGCGGGCTCGCTGGCCCGGCAGGTGCTGGCCGCGCTCGTCCCGGTGGCCGAGCGGCGGGCGGCGTACTCGCTGGACACGATCTCGATCGAAGCGACGTTCATGATCGGCCCGGCGGCCGGCATCGCGGCGATGACCGCGCTCTCACCGACGTTCACGCTCAGCGCGCTCGGCGTCCTGTTCGGCGGCACGGCGTTCCTGATCTGGCTGGTCGACCCGCCGATCCGCGACGACCTCGAGCCGGTCGTCGACGGCGTCCGGCCGAAGCTGCGCACCTGGCTGTCCTGGCAGCTGGTGGCCACGCTCCTGATCGCGGGCGGCGCGCTGTTCGTGCTGGTCGGCACCGAGCTGGCGACGCTGGCGGCCCTGCGCGCGAACGGCGACATCGGCGTGACCGGCCTGGTCATCGCGGTGATGTGCGCGGCATCGATCCTGGGCGGCATCGTCCACGGCGCGGTCAAGCGGTCGTTGCCGCAGGGCGTGCTGATGCTGCTGATGGCGCTGCTGGTGGTGCCGGTCGGGCTCGCCGACCAGCCGTGGTGGCTGCTGATGCTGGTGCTGATCCCGACGAACCTGCTGTGCGCCCCGACCCTGGCGGCGACCACGGAGACGGTCAGCAGGATCGCGCCGCCCCGGGTCCGCGGGGAGGCGATGGGCTTGCAGGACGCGTCGACCCGGCTCGGCCTGGCCCTGGGCAGCCCGTTCGTGGGCTTCGCGATCGATCACTCGAGCCCGGCGTGGGGCTTCGCGGCGGCGGGCCTCGGCGGTCTGGTGATCGCGGCGGCGGGCTTGCTGCGCCGCCACACCCGCACGGTGGACCCGACCGCGGAGCCGGTGCCGGCACTGGCGGAGAGCTAG
- a CDS encoding aspartate kinase translates to MALVVQKYGGSSLESADRIKRVAERIVATKKAGNDVVVVCSAMGDTTDELLDLAQQVNPAPPEREMDMLLTAGERISNSLVAMAIAAQGAEAWSFTGSQAGVVTTSVHGNARIIDVTPSRVTEALEQGYVALVAGFQGVAQDTKDITTLGRGGSDTTAVALAAALNADVCEIYSDVDGVYSADPRIVPDAKKIDVIPYEEMLELAASGSKILHLRSVEYARRYGVPIRVRSSYSDKPGTTVTGSIEEIPVEQALITGVAHDRSEAKITVTGVPDHTGAAARIFRVIADAEIDIDMVLQNVSSTVSGRTDITFTLSKANGAKAVKELEKVKAEIGFESVLYDDHVGKVSLVGAGMRSHPGVTATFCEALANAGVNIEIINTSEIRISVLIRDAQLDEAVRAIHEAFELGGDEEAVVYAGSGR, encoded by the coding sequence GTGGCCCTCGTGGTCCAGAAGTACGGCGGATCGTCGCTGGAAAGTGCCGACCGGATCAAGCGCGTCGCCGAGCGGATCGTCGCCACCAAGAAGGCGGGGAACGACGTCGTGGTGGTCTGCTCGGCGATGGGTGACACCACCGACGAGCTGCTCGACCTGGCGCAGCAGGTCAACCCGGCGCCGCCGGAGCGGGAGATGGACATGCTGCTCACCGCCGGTGAGCGCATTTCGAACTCGCTGGTCGCGATGGCGATCGCGGCTCAGGGCGCCGAAGCGTGGTCGTTCACCGGTTCGCAGGCCGGCGTCGTCACGACGTCGGTGCACGGCAACGCGCGCATCATCGACGTCACGCCCAGCCGTGTCACCGAAGCCCTCGAGCAGGGTTACGTCGCGCTGGTGGCGGGCTTCCAGGGGGTCGCGCAGGACACCAAGGACATCACCACGCTCGGCCGCGGCGGCTCGGACACCACCGCCGTCGCGCTGGCCGCGGCGCTCAACGCCGACGTCTGCGAGATCTACTCCGATGTGGACGGTGTGTACTCGGCCGACCCGCGGATCGTGCCGGACGCGAAGAAAATCGACGTCATCCCCTACGAGGAGATGCTGGAGCTCGCCGCGAGCGGCTCGAAGATCCTGCACCTGCGTTCGGTCGAGTACGCGCGGCGCTACGGCGTGCCGATCCGAGTCCGCTCTTCCTACAGTGACAAGCCGGGCACGACGGTGACCGGTTCTATCGAGGAGATCCCCGTGGAACAAGCCCTGATCACCGGTGTGGCGCACGACCGCTCCGAAGCCAAGATCACGGTCACCGGCGTGCCGGACCACACCGGTGCCGCGGCCCGGATCTTCCGCGTGATCGCCGACGCCGAAATCGACATCGACATGGTGCTGCAGAACGTGTCCAGCACCGTCTCCGGCCGCACCGACATCACGTTCACGCTGTCGAAGGCCAACGGCGCCAAGGCGGTCAAGGAGCTGGAGAAGGTCAAGGCGGAGATCGGTTTCGAGTCCGTCCTCTACGACGACCACGTCGGCAAGGTCTCGCTGGTCGGCGCCGGGATGCGCTCGCACCCCGGCGTGACGGCGACGTTCTGCGAAGCGCTGGCCAACGCCGGCGTCAACATCGAAATCATCAACACCTCGGAGATCCGCATCTCGGTGCTGATCCGGGACGCGCAGCTCGACGAAGCCGTGCGCGCGATCCACGAGGCGTTCGAACTCGGCGGCGACGAAGAAGCCGTCGTCTACGCGGGGAGTGGTCGCTGA
- a CDS encoding nitroreductase family protein produces the protein MRKPAVTSVPIATLLAERWSPRAYDESARVTTEQVRALLEAARWAPSFGNTQPARYLVGVRGTPAFDAILATLNSGNRAWAHRAGLLLIGVVVTTNEKGDVPYAEYGLGLASENLVLQAVELGLIAHQMAGFSPDAVRDAFSLPPDAAPKVAIAVGSAAAPEVLEEDWRIEREKAERVRVPLAEFAFTDQWGKPAL, from the coding sequence GTGCGAAAGCCAGCTGTGACGAGCGTCCCGATCGCGACCCTGCTGGCCGAACGGTGGAGCCCGCGGGCTTACGACGAGTCGGCTCGCGTGACGACGGAACAGGTGCGAGCCCTCTTGGAAGCGGCCCGCTGGGCTCCGTCGTTCGGCAACACCCAGCCCGCCCGGTACCTGGTGGGCGTCCGCGGGACCCCGGCGTTCGACGCGATCCTGGCCACGCTGAACTCGGGCAACCGGGCGTGGGCGCACCGCGCGGGCCTGCTGCTGATCGGCGTGGTGGTGACGACGAACGAGAAGGGCGACGTCCCGTACGCGGAGTACGGGCTCGGGCTGGCGTCGGAGAACCTCGTGCTGCAGGCGGTGGAGCTCGGGCTGATCGCGCACCAGATGGCGGGGTTCTCGCCCGATGCGGTGCGGGACGCCTTCTCGCTGCCGCCGGACGCGGCGCCGAAGGTGGCGATCGCGGTGGGGTCGGCGGCCGCGCCCGAGGTGCTGGAGGAGGACTGGCGGATCGAGCGCGAGAAGGCCGAGCGGGTGCGGGTGCCGCTGGCGGAGTTCGCGTTCACCGACCAGTGGGGCAAGCCGGCGCTGTAA
- a CDS encoding alpha/beta hydrolase has product MAIPLPVRVQAAASQLAFWLPAPVRRAAAGRTVRIDGQDLALDAQLLLRLQKIARAELVRGSVEQSRALLDVGRHLVSGRPVEPVSARELDVPTLDGNRSAERSSSVEGGGGGMDGLPATLYTPVGLPEKSPLLVFFHGGGWVIGTRASHDNACRFLAKHAGVRVLSIEYRLAPEFPFPAATDDALAAFDYAVAKAGDLGADPARIAVGGDSAGGNLAAVTAQQAVKRGGPAPAFQLLIYPATDFAHRYRSQDLFAENLFLTDVHMKWFEGHYVPEGSDLTDPRLSPLRADDLSGLPPALVVTAGFDPLRDEGEAYAEKLREAGVEVALRRHEDLIHGFINFTGVGTRFREALAETAGALRQGLAGKG; this is encoded by the coding sequence ATGGCGATCCCGCTCCCGGTCCGCGTCCAGGCGGCCGCGTCCCAGCTGGCGTTCTGGCTGCCCGCGCCGGTCCGGCGCGCGGCGGCGGGCCGGACCGTCCGCATCGACGGCCAGGACCTCGCGCTCGACGCCCAGCTGCTGCTCCGGCTGCAGAAGATCGCCCGTGCCGAGCTCGTGCGCGGGTCGGTCGAGCAGTCGCGGGCCCTGCTCGACGTGGGCCGGCACCTGGTCAGCGGCCGGCCGGTCGAGCCCGTCTCAGCGCGCGAGCTGGATGTGCCGACGCTGGACGGGAATCGATCAGCGGAGCGCAGCTCCTCCGTTGAGGGTGGCGGCGGGGGCATGGATGGACTGCCGGCGACGCTCTACACGCCCGTCGGGCTGCCCGAGAAGTCGCCGCTGCTGGTGTTCTTCCACGGCGGCGGCTGGGTGATCGGCACCCGCGCGAGCCACGACAACGCCTGCCGCTTCCTGGCCAAGCACGCCGGGGTGCGGGTGCTGTCGATCGAGTACCGGCTGGCCCCGGAATTCCCCTTCCCGGCGGCGACGGACGACGCGCTGGCGGCGTTCGACTACGCCGTGGCGAAGGCGGGCGACCTCGGCGCCGACCCGGCGCGGATCGCCGTCGGCGGGGACAGCGCGGGCGGCAACCTCGCCGCCGTCACCGCGCAGCAGGCGGTCAAGCGCGGCGGCCCGGCGCCGGCGTTCCAGCTGCTGATCTACCCGGCGACGGACTTCGCGCACCGGTACCGCTCGCAGGACCTGTTCGCCGAGAACCTGTTCCTGACCGACGTGCACATGAAGTGGTTCGAAGGCCACTACGTGCCGGAGGGCAGCGACCTGACCGACCCGCGGCTTTCCCCGCTGCGCGCGGACGACCTGAGCGGCCTGCCGCCGGCACTGGTCGTCACGGCGGGGTTCGACCCGCTGCGCGACGAAGGCGAGGCGTACGCGGAGAAGCTGCGCGAGGCGGGCGTCGAGGTGGCATTGCGCCGGCACGAGGACCTGATCCACGGGTTCATCAACTTCACCGGCGTCGGCACGCGGTTTCGCGAAGCACTGGCCGAAACCGCGGGCGCGCTGCGACAGGGATTGGCCGGAAAGGGCTGA